The genomic region AAATCATCAAGCGTCATAATCTCCACCACTTATTAAAATAACTTGGTTATTATGTTCTTTGACACAAAAATCAAGAACTTTTTATTTTCCTAAAAAATCATTTAAGTTATACTCCAAATCATGAAAGTCAGGCAAAATATTAAGTTTTTTTCTCTATCATTTGTGATTTTGTCTTCTCTATGGATTACATTGTCTGGTTATTTTGAGCCTTTTTTTATTCTCTGTGGAGTATTTTCTTCTGTGTTCACATTGATTATCTTTAAAAGGTTAATTGATGCTGAAAGTGCCCTTAGTCAAATTCTAAATGATAGTGGTAGGCTGTCACTTTATCAGCTTATAAGTTATATGCCTTGGCTAATGTACCAAATTATTTTGTCAAGTATTTATGTAACAAAAAAGGTGCTACGATTCAAATCTACAGTTGAGCCAATTGTTATTGTAAGAGAATGCATAGGACATAATGATAAGACCATTGCATTATTTGCTAACTCGGTTACGATTACTCCTGGAACTTTAACTATCAATGTTGAAAAGAAGCAGAAAACATATTTATCTACCATATGCTTGATAGATAAAGATCTTGAAAGTGGCATTTCTGAAATAGAAGGTAAAGTCTTAAAAATGCTACACCTAGTTAAGTAATTGCTTTAAATAAGTTAACAGCGTCTCTGTATTCTCTTCTTAGGCTTTCAAGCATTTCTTTTGGAAGGCTATCAATAACAGTAGAACATAAATAATTGTACAAATCTTCTAGCCTTGATATGTTATTTTTCTTCTTGCTGTTGAATTTGTACGGAAAAATGCCCTCCATAATTTCAATATCAACAACCTTATTTAAAAATGCATTTTCACTTGTTATGCTTATTCTTGTAAGTATAGTATTAATTTCAGGTTCATTACTCGTATAAATATCTGATAATTCTGCCATTTTAATGACGTATAAAGTTACTACTTTTGATAAACAATTATCAGAATATTCACAATTTTTTATTACCTCCCACTGAGTAACCTGAGACTTGCTTGTTTTTGCATTGCTTGGTAATTTATTCATTGAATTTTCTCCATTTAATTCAGTGTAGTAAATTATACTAATACTTTGTTAAATAAATAATAACGCAGCCATAAAAATATGCATTTATTTACCATAAATTGTATAATATTCCTAAAATTAAATGTTAAAGTTACTTCAAACTGAATGATTTCTTTAATTCCATATTATCCAGCAGTGTAAAATATTGCTACACAATAGTATTTATTCTAAAATAAACTTTCCTTTTGAGCTATTTTATTAATATCCATTCTTACGGCTGCACTAAAATGAAAAAGATAAAACTCGGAATAATAATTTCAGGTAGAGGATCAAACATGCAGGCTTTAATAGAAGCATGTCAAGATCAGAATTTCCCTGCTGAAACTGTGTGTGTTATCACAAATAATAGTGAAGCTGGAGGCCTTAAAATAGCAAAGCAAGCAGGAGTTTCAGCGTTTGTTGTTGAAGATAAGCCACTTGATACTGATAAAATTCATGAAATACTTGTTCAACATAAGGTTGATTTAATTTGCCTTGCAGGGTTTATGAGAATTATAAAGGCCAATTTCCTGAATAAATGGCATAACAAAGTTATAAATATTCATCCCTCTTTACTTCCGTCATTTAAGGGCCTAAATGCTCAGGAGCAAGCTCTGAAAGCGGGTGTAAAAATTACAGGATGTACTGTGCATTATGTTACTCCTGAAATTGATGCTGGAGCCATAATCGCTCAAGCTACTGTTCCAGTATTACCAAATGATGATGTTCACAGTCTCTCAGAGCGCATTCTAGCTGAAGAGCACAAGTGTTATGTGGAAGCAGTAAAATCAATAGCAGAAAGTATTAATTATTGACCTTGAGCGTTTCTTCCAACTTCAACAAAGAATAAATTTTCAGGTTCCAGTAAAGAACTTGCCAGTTCGTTTACTTCCTCTAATTTAATATTATTAATGGTATTTTTATAATTATTTATACTGTTAACATCACGATCCTCTATCTGCATACTATCTAGCAACGTTGCTGTATTCGCATTATTGGATAGAAAAGAGAAGATAAGGTTATTTACTAAACTGGTTTTTGCATCCTTGAATAATTGTTCGTCAATTCCTTCCTTTTTTATTCTGCTAAATGTATCTTTTACTGCTGATATAGCTTTGCTAACAGTAGAGCTATCGGTGCTCATAAACCCAAATATAACATTTCCATGTT from Wolbachia endosymbiont (group B) of Parapoynx stratiotata harbors:
- a CDS encoding Na+/H+ antiporter subunit E, which translates into the protein MKVRQNIKFFSLSFVILSSLWITLSGYFEPFFILCGVFSSVFTLIIFKRLIDAESALSQILNDSGRLSLYQLISYMPWLMYQIILSSIYVTKKVLRFKSTVEPIVIVRECIGHNDKTIALFANSVTITPGTLTINVEKKQKTYLSTICLIDKDLESGISEIEGKVLKMLHLVK
- the purN gene encoding phosphoribosylglycinamide formyltransferase, which codes for MKKIKLGIIISGRGSNMQALIEACQDQNFPAETVCVITNNSEAGGLKIAKQAGVSAFVVEDKPLDTDKIHEILVQHKVDLICLAGFMRIIKANFLNKWHNKVINIHPSLLPSFKGLNAQEQALKAGVKITGCTVHYVTPEIDAGAIIAQATVPVLPNDDVHSLSERILAEEHKCYVEAVKSIAESINY